A single Diceros bicornis minor isolate mBicDic1 chromosome 7, mDicBic1.mat.cur, whole genome shotgun sequence DNA region contains:
- the LOC131409061 gene encoding olfactory receptor 51V1-like, producing the protein MSVLPDSKISNSTFLLTGFPGLECEYPWLSIPFSCIYTMVLSGNCLVLHVIHTEPSLHEPMFYFLAMLALTDLCMGLSTVHTVLGLLWGLSQEISLDVCIAQTFFVHGLSCMESGVLLAMAFDRFIAICYSLRYASILTNTRIISIGMAILGRSFLFITAPIVRLKFFHYCRPHILSHSFCLHQDLLRLACSDIRFNSFYALALVICTLLLDSVLILISYILILHSVLTIASREERLKALQTCVSHICAVLVFYIPIIGLTMVHRFGKHLSPAVHVLMGNIYILFPPLMNPIIYSVKTQQIRSRIQRWFTKQNRVLEV; encoded by the coding sequence ATGTCTGTTCTACCTGATTCCAAAATCAGTAACTCCACCTTTCTCCTTACGGGTTTCCCTGGCCTGGAATGCGAATACCCCTGGCTCTCCATCCCCTTCTCTTGTATCTACACTATGGTCCTCTCAGGGAACTGCCTAGTGCTCCATGTGATCCACACTGAGCCAAGCCTGCATGAGCCCATGTTCTACTTCCTGGCCATGCTGGCCCTCACTGACCTGTGCATGGGGCTGTCCACAGTGCACACGGTGCTGGGACTCCTGTGGGGGCTCAGCCAGGAGATTAGTCTGGATGTCTGCATTGCTCAAACCTTCTTTGTTCATGGTCTATCGTGCATGGAGTCTGGAGTCCTTCTTGCCATGGCCTTTGATCGCTTTATTGCAATTTGCTATTCTCTGAGATATGCATCCATTCTCACCAATACCAGAATCATCAGCATTGGTATGGCCATTTTAGGGAGGAGTTTCCTGTTCATTACTGCTCCCATTGTCCGCCTAAAGTTCTTCCATTACTGCCGTCCCCACATTCTCTCCCACTCTTTCTGCCTGCACCAGGATCTACTCCGGCTAGCCTGCTCTGACATCCGCTTCAACAGCTTCTATGCCTTAGCCCTGGTGATCTGCACACTGTTGTTGGATTCAGTGCTGATTCTCATCTCCTACATCTTGATCTTGCACTCAGTCTTGACTATTGCATCCCGGGAGGAGAGACTCAAGGCCTTGCAGACTTGTGTCTCCCACATCTGCGCAGTCTTGGTTTTCTACATCCCAATCATTGGTCTGACTATGGTGCATCGCTTTGGGAAGCACCTGTCTCCTGCGGTCCATGTCCTCATGGGCAACATCTATATTCTTTTCCCACCTTTGATGAACCCCATCATCTACAGCGTCAAGACCCAACAAATCCGTAGCAGGATCCAGAGATGGTTCACCAAACAAAACCGAGTACTAGAAGTTTAA